In the Ranitomeya imitator isolate aRanImi1 chromosome 2, aRanImi1.pri, whole genome shotgun sequence genome, TCTTTTTACATCTGCCCTGTGTGGAGTGGACTCTAACTCTGTGCCTGCTCCAAAGTATCTGAAACACTCCATGACGTACAGTATATATTCATCATAGGGCATGAAAGGGTTAACATTTGCCCATTTAAATATATATGATATTGGGTGAATCAAGGATGATAGCTGTGAATTGATTATAAATATCTAAACATTTTCACACATCATCATCCTTAATGGTAGACTAGATGCTGGATAAACATTGTTTTATGTGCcatgtttgttttttctttatctCAAGCTGTGCCCCTTGTGGCTGAATGCTTGTCACAGGAAGTGAGCAAATTACAGCCCATTGCAAGAAGGGATAGGGATGACTGGCTGACGTTAAAATGGATCTGCACTTTCAAAAAAGTTTGCATAAATCAATATAAGAAATTTTGCAATATATCATATCAGAGAAATCGGTTTCTTTCCCAGTTATCAGCAACATCTTGCCCTTCACCCTTCCTCCTAAACTTGTCATGCAGTCTTAAAAACCATCTCACATTGATCTTGAAAGATGGACTAACGGACTACAAGTGTCATGTCAAACACTATAGAGAGGAGAGAGGATAGGAGAAATGAGGATCAGGGAGAGGAAAAAGGCAGAGAGACAGAAACATTTTGCAAAGTTTTCAAACAAGTGTTTCTCCTCGCACCAGGACTTGATTCAGATCAAaacagctcagctctgctgtatagttTCCCCAATGTCCCtgctgcttgtctgtgtgtgctaAAAATTTAATTAAAAGGAGTTGATCTCTGTGTGCtgtgcataacagaaatcacagcagCTTGTTTCTTTCCCTCAGCTCCCAAATTAGAAGCAGAGCATGCAGTGCAGAAAATTGGTGAAAATTGACAATACAAATTATATATTGGCCAGAAATAGTTTAAATTCCAATGTACAGACACAAAACAGCCTAATCGGAAATGTTATTTGAAACTACGCTAACTTCTTAAGTCGTACTTATTCATAATACAATATTTCGTAATATCTTTTAAAATGTCTTTTAGTATTATACTAATGTGATGTAAATATATTTTGACTCCTCAGGTATGGTCTGATGTTAGTGCTGATAACAAATCTCAGTATATGGATGGCTGCTGTGACTGATGAGTCTGTCCATGAGACGCGAAGCCTGGATATAGATTTGAAAGAGCAAACCAGTACAACTGGATACCATGATCATAGAGGTATAAAACAAGAATGTGGAGAGAAAACAATCAACACAAGTCTTTATCTTTGTATTAATATTTTCTGTACTTTTTTAGATGCAGGTGGAGCACACGGCCATACTTGCCGCTGCAGTAATCACTTGTGCCACATCTTCCAGACCGGATATTATTACCTCTACCCATTTAACATAGAATATAGCCTCTTCGCATCAGCTATGACATATGTTATGTGGAAAAACGTTGGCCGTGAGATGGATGACAACATGCCATGCCACCCTCGTATTAGCCCTTGTTTCTGCTTTAATAGTGTCTTTGTTGGACTCTTGCTTGGAGGAATAGTTTTTCTTGGTGGCATTGTGGCTCTTGTGACATACAAAGTACAAGTCAATATTCGAGATAAAAGCTACCAGGCCCATATTATGTTTTATTCATTCAATGTGGTTGTCCTCAGTATTATGTCTATGGGCTCACTCACAGGCTCTATCATTTACCGGTTTGATAAGAGGGACATGGATGGCCACAAGAATCCAACTCGCACTTTAGATGTGACTTTGCTACTTGGAGCAGCACTTGGTCAATACTGTATTTCATATTACTCCATAGTAGCTATGGTGGCTACAACCCCTGGAGAGCTGCTAAATGCGTTGAATCTGATGTACTCATTGCTTATGATTGTGCAGCTTACATTGCAAAATACCTTTATAATTGAAGGACTGCATAGGGAACCTTTCAGAGATTCCCCTCTGGATCCACATAAAGAACTTGTTTACACCAACGAATCTGTTGCACCTAGCTTACCAGTGGAAACGTCTCCAGAGCCCGCAGTCCCGTTTGGAACAAATACCGAAAATAGTCAAATGCCAATGGAACATATACGCCCATGGAATTTAAAAAGAAGACTTGTCCAAGAAATTTCCCTTTTTCTGCTCCTATGTAACATTATAGTAAGTATTTATAACTTTTCTACAATATATAATACCTTTAAACTATTTTTCAGTACAATAGAAAAAAATGTACATCTCCATGCTTTTGATGGctgatggtgctcaagtaggtcaAATGGCTTGTAATTATCATAATTTTATTGCTGCTCACAGTAAAGATGAGCAAATTAATTGAATGCATATCAAGTTTGTGTGCAATTTTTGAGAATTCGCTGAATCTGGAAAAGTGGAACAATTTGTGATAACCTAAAATATCCAGCACCATTTTATACATTGTGGAATTTGGCATCAGCCAGAGAATGCTTACATGGCCTTGAATGCGCCTAGGGTTGTTTTTAGGCATACAGTGTATCTTGCATTTTTTGTTAATTCCTGTTTTGGGTGTAGGGAATAATTGTGTTAAAAAACGCAAAAGAGAACTTTAAAAAGTCCAAAACTTTAACTGTGCCACTCTCTATGTGACCTATTTCCACTGCTGTTTTTTTAAGATGTACACAGCATTTTTGTGCAGTCATTTTTGGGAAGGAGGAACTGTGTTCTAAAACAGTGACAACAGTTAATACTGGTATAGTAAAACATGTACTGTAAAAGAAAAAGTTTCAATTGCAATAGACCAGGTAACAtaaaagaggaaaagaaaacatacTATAACATCTGGCAATAAGAGTGTGAGAACCACAAGCAGCTTCACCGATAGCACTAATTGTCCTCCTTTGCCACCAGCAAATGTATTAGTGGGGAAGAAGCGAAGGACATCATGGCATATGTGGTCTGCCACAACATGGCACACAACTCATCTTAGTCACAGCAAGATGATGCTTCCTCTGACCATCAAATTAAATAACTGTTCTGCCTAGTTCTCTTCCACCATCATATAGAAGTTAAACTTTTAGATTACAGATTTTTAATTCCCGAACtactaagaaaagaaaaaaatattctctCTTTCTGGACTTACGCTGAACACTGCACCAATTTTCAGCAGAAAGTGCTTCTGTTTGGGTTCGCACATCTTTAGTTACCAGTTACCATTTCCCCATAGCCATAAatgttgaggtcactttgacattgatAAGGTTGTGTTTGCTTTAGATAGTTTGACAAAGATTTGATTCAGTCCACAGATTATACCCCTTTttcagggcaaaactttggtatagATGGAAAATTTGAACTTCAAAAGCTTTGCTCATTTCTAATTAGAAGCTGGTAATAAGTTTACAGTATATCAGTATGTATGTGTAAATATGTATTAATCATAATCTGTATCATTTACTTGGGTTTTACAGTTAGTCTTTAAAATGTTGTTGGCTGTCCATGATATGTGAACATATTATCCATAAAAAAaattaccatattttctggtgtataagacgactgggtgtataagacgacccccaacatttccatataaaatatggaatttgggatatgcccgctgtataagacggggatcatcttatacacccagtcatcttatacggcgtgtggttcccagggtctggaggagaggagactctccttcaggccctaggatccatattcatgtaaaaaataaagaataaaaataaaaaacatggatatactcaccctcggacggcccctggctcacagcgctgctagcggctCCGTCCGTTCCtgaggaatgcagtgagtgaaggaccttcaatgacgttgtGGCCACATGACCggtcgcgatgtcatcgaaggtccttcaccctctgcattcctaaggaacggagggagacgctggcagcgctgtgagccaggggccgtccgagggtgagtatatccatgttttttatttttaaaaccacacaccgacatgcaggatcgctccctgcacacgccgtacccggtgtataagacgacccccgacttttgggacaatttttaggggtcaaaaagtcatcttatacgccgggaaatacggtaaGTTAGCAACCCCATTTATTCGTGTACAAGTTCTTGCCATCTGGTGGAAAAGGGAATGCGAATGAAAGAAGTGTGCAAGAGTCCTATACCAGAATAATCTGCCTTTTTATACACCAAAGTGCAATATGTTTATAGAGTATTTTCCCAGAATACGTCACTGAAAGGAAATTGAGCTAGATGAAAATGTCCACCATtttgctaaaaatcaagaattgttGCCAATTTAAATACATTTACCTATGTAAAAACATTGTGCTCATACTATTGTCTTATGTATCTccgttttttttcccctcaaagCTCTGGTTACTGCCTGCGTTTGGTGCTCGACCACAGTTAAGGAACGATTTAGAGTTGAAGTTCTATGGACCTTCAGTATGGGCTATAATCACTAACATCAGCTTACCATTTGGCATTTTCTATCGTATGCATGGAGCTGCCAGCCTTTTGGAAGTGTTTCGAATGTCATAGAATGTGCTGCATAAAGATCTGGAAATGCAGAGGATAAAGAGCATTGAAGGACAGCACAATAGGAGGGAAAATTAAGAACTTGAGATGAGGAAACATGGAATTCCCTCATTGTGTTCTAGCATCGAAAGACTTTTTTTTATCTTTGTAATTATTTGTAGAAAATAATGAATGAAATACTATTGTTTAGTTTTTAATGAAATGCGTGTGTCCTGATTTGTAATGCAGGGTTAGTCAGTAACAGGCCATAATAATAATGGACTTGTATCCAATGTCCATAATAAACAATTAATAAGTCTGTAACTTTTGGTAACCACTTAAGCTCTTTGAAGGACACACCCGTCATGGAGTGTGTCAGGACCTTTGTAGAGGGCTCAAAAGGAGAGCCCACTCCATATAGGTCAAATGTCTATATTATATAGCTGACATTTGCCTCTCTGACTCGCATCTGCTGATTGATGCTGTTAACCTCTGAAATGCAGCTGTCaattgctgacagcggcatttaagcacCGCGACCCAACGTTAGTTCAGGTGGCAACCCACTTCCTTGAGACATGATCAAGGAGAGCAAATGGAATATTTGACAGGAGGGGCCAGCTGCACACCAGTGTCTGTCATCTAATCTCCCCTGTGACTTGCATTCTATGTCTGGGCATCTTAGATGACAGTGGtttttactatatacagcaatactgcaGTAAATAGAAGAGACGATTAGacaatcgcaggttcaagtcccctaaattAACTGACAAATGAAGTAAAAAGTAAAGTaacaaagtttttaaaaatgttaaaaaatataaaaatcaccACCCATTTCCACAATTAacaataaagaaatgtaaaaaaaaattaaaaatacacatatttggtatcaacttGTCCTGAAAAGTCAGATCTATCtcgatataaaattaattaacctgatCTTTAAAAActgtaaagggaaaaaaaattggtTGATGCAAGTCCAGAGAAAATGCAAAAAGAAGCAATCAAAGCAGCGTATctacccaaaaatggtatcaataaaagcatcAGGTCACTCACCACACAAAAaaacagctccatcagcaaaaaataaaaatgttatgggctTTAGAAAATGACAACttaagcaaaaaaatatttttttttttacaaaattctgaAATTATTTTCTCTACTTAAATAAAAACAAATGCAAGTTTGGTATCAATATAATCATACTGAGCTGGAGGATCATATTTCCAGGCCATTTTTACTGCAGCAGAAACACTGAAAAAGTAAAATCCAAAAATcaattttccagtacactacaAGATAAAATCGTtagtgttaggctagggtcacattgcgttatgtgaccccgtttaacggactacgttacaccgcggcataatgcggtgtaacgtagtccgttaacgccgccattactgtctatggcgaacacatcgctagcgcacgcccacattgggcgtgcgctagcgatgtgccgtcatttgagtgacggggatctgcgctagcgggatcggctaacgcaatcccttttgggacattgcgttagcgcagtccgtagcgctatgcgctaaatggactgccctaacgcaatgtgaccctagccttatacaaaagtacaactagtccctcaaaaaacaatcCCTTATATGGCTCAGTCAGAATGGAAATAAAAACAATTACGGCTCATAGAAGgagaaggaaaataaaaaagttatggctcttgaaagaaggacACGGAATTATGTAAGGGCAATAATGAAAATTAGCTCGGTCTTTAAAGTGTTAAAGACttattattgactcgagtataagcctagggtgggaaatacagcagcttctgataaatttcaaaaataaaaatagataccaatagaagtaaaactaattgagacatcggtagttaaatgtttttgaatatccatattgaatcaggaaccccatataatgctccataaagttcatgatgggccccataagatgctccatacaaaaatatgcaccatataatgctgcataaaggttaatgatggacccataagatgctccatacaaaaatatgccccatataatgctgcataaagtttaatgatggccccataagatgatccatacaaaaatatgccctatatattgctccacaaaggttaatgatggcaccataagatgctccatattaaaatatgccccatataatgctccataaaggttaatgatggcccataagaagctccatacaaaatacgccccatataatgctccataaagttcatgatgggccccataagatgctccataaggttcatgatgggccccataagatgctccatacaaaaatatgccacatataatgctgcataaaggttaatgatggccccataagatactccatacaaaaatataccccatataatgctgcataaagtttaatgattgccccataagatgctccatacaaaaatatgtcccatataatgctgcataaaatttaatgattgccccataagatgatccatacaaaaatataccccatataatgctccacaaaggttaatgatggccccataagatgatccatattaaaatatgccccatataatgctgcacaaaagttaatgatgaccccataagatgctccct is a window encoding:
- the LOC138665144 gene encoding proton channel OTOP2-like, producing MDISKSAQQEMEVPPISQSQEVKAPNSGYEDTLSFPPADDRTMGNSVDQAEIPAQNQIQGNHQVNHQAPSDIWKKGGRLLSALLAINVGLIACVLVSSGTLEKVSVKDTEVLAFLVILMLLSTFWMIFQFYFSCRKNAVLYKDSHAGPVWLRGGLVFFGICSLVLDVFKIGYYISYIDCESPIKLIHPMVQSAFIILQTYFLWVSSKHCVQIHTNISRYGLMLVLITNLSIWMAAVTDESVHETRSLDIDLKEQTSTTGYHDHRDAGGAHGHTCRCSNHLCHIFQTGYYYLYPFNIEYSLFASAMTYVMWKNVGREMDDNMPCHPRISPCFCFNSVFVGLLLGGIVFLGGIVALVTYKVQVNIRDKSYQAHIMFYSFNVVVLSIMSMGSLTGSIIYRFDKRDMDGHKNPTRTLDVTLLLGAALGQYCISYYSIVAMVATTPGELLNALNLMYSLLMIVQLTLQNTFIIEGLHREPFRDSPLDPHKELVYTNESVAPSLPVETSPEPAVPFGTNTENSQMPMEHIRPWNLKRRLVQEISLFLLLCNIILWLLPAFGARPQLRNDLELKFYGPSVWAIITNISLPFGIFYRMHGAASLLEVFRMS